The genomic DNA TCATCTTCCCGCCGCCGCTTCACCCTGGCCCTGGCCGCGTTGGCCTGCGCGCCGTTGCGCGCCCGGGCGAGCCCGGGGCGCGACACCATTGTCAGGCAGGTGTTCCAGGCCGCCCCCGGGCAGATCCGCTATGGCGCGCAACACGCCGCGTTGATGCGGCGCCTGGGCGTGATCTGGATTCCGGTGGAATCGGGCGCGCCCGGCATCGAATTCGAGCATCCCCTGGGCGGCAGGGATACCTTGGCCGCGGCCATGGCGGCACTGGACACGCGCGACCCCGCGCTGGCGGCGCAACGGCTGGCGGAAGTCTGCCGGCTGGTGCCGACCTATGTTCGCCAGCTGGGACGGCTGGCGCCCGGCCGCTACGCCGTGCCGCCGGAGCGCCGGGAGATGTTCGACTTTCCCGACAGCGGCGTCGACGCGCAGGGCCGCTTCGAACTGCGGCGCGAGCACCTGACGCTGCTGCGCGCGGCCAGCTGGCGCGAAGCCGGCAAGGACGAACTGGAAGCGGTGCTGCGTGAAGGCGACGCCTTTTGGCCCATGCCGTTCATCGATGGCAAGCGCCCCTATGGCGACAGCAGCCACTACCAGATCGACATGGCGCGGCTGCTGGGAGAGCCTTACCCCATCGACGCCAAGGGCCGCGCCATCACCGACCCGGCCAGGGACGCCCGCCTCGAAAGCCTGCATTGGCAGACGGCAGCCGCGCTGCAGGTCTTTCTGGCACACGCCAAGGCCTGAGCCGCGCCCGGACCAGGCACCAGGGTCATGCAAAGCTAGGGGCGCGCAAAGAAATGGCGGATGTCGTCGGCCACCGGCACCGCCGCCAGAACCAGCAGGAACAACGCCAGCGGCAGGGTCGAGCCGAAACCGTAGTGGAAGAAGGAATAGGCGCCCACCACCCCGCCGCAGAAGAACAGCGTGACCAGCGTGCTGAGCACGATCAGCTTGCCACGGTCGGCCCGCACTCGCGGGCCGCCAGCCTTGTCGTCGTGAGCCAGATTCCAGTAGAACAGCTTGCCCAGCTCGATGCCGATGTCGGTGACCATGCCGGTCACGTGGGTCGTGCGGATCTCGGACTTGGACACCTTGGTGATCATCGCGTTCTGCAGGCCCATGATGTAGCACAGCAGCATCACCGTGCCCGGCACGTAGAACCAGCGCAGGTCCCCCAGGTTCGCGCCCAGCAGGCCGAAGGCCAGCAGCAGCAAGGCCTCGAGCACCAGGGGCAGCGCGAATTCGCTGGCCAGGTGCGAACGCCGCCCAAAGTTGATCAGCGAGGCCGACGTCGCCGCGCCCGCCAGGAACGACAGCAACGCGGCCAATCCCTGCAAGACCACTGCCACGCTGCCGAGCACCATGTGATCGGCCATCATCGAAACAATGCCGGACATGTGCGAGGTGTATTGCTGCACCGCCAGGAACCCGCCCGCGTTGACCGCCCCGGCGACGAAGGTGAGGAAGTAGGCCAGCCGCCGGTTGGCCTGCGGCGTGCGGCTGACCGCGGTGAGCTGGCGCAGGAAAGGAATGGCCATGGCGACGCGATACGCTAGCGCGTCGGGCGGTCCCACGGACCCACGTAGCCGGTGCGCGGCATGAGTTCGAGCGCGGCCAGCGATTTGTCACGCTGCGCCAGGGTGGCAACGCGCGCGGTGCGCGGCATACGGAGGCTCCCGGAAATAGGCGGCGCGGCCGGCTGGCCGGCCGCGCCTGGTTCCAGGATTCTACCCGCCCGGCCGCCCCTTCGGCAGGCGGCAGCCGCCGCCATCGACGCTTTACCAGCCCAAATCCGTTCACACGGCGTCGGACTCGCTCAGCTGCTTGCGCCGGAACTCGCCCTGGCGCGTGAACATCCAGCCCGGATATTCCGGCGGCAGGGCGCTGACCTTGTCCAGGGCCGCCAGTTCGTCGCCGGTCAAGCGGATGGCGGTGGCCGCGAGGTTGTCGTCCAGCTGGTCGACGCGCTTGGCGCCGATGATGACGCTGGTGACCGCTCGCTGATGGAGCAGCCAGGCCAGCGCAACCTGCGCCACCGACACGCCGCGCGCCTCGGCCACCTGGCGCAAGACGTCGATGCTGTCGAAGGCACGCTCGCGGTCGACCGGCGGGAAGTCAAACTGGGCGCGGCGGTCGCCGGCCGCGGCCTGGCCATCGCGGCCGTACTTGCCGGTGAGCAGGCCGCCCGCCAGCGGGCTCCACACCATCAGGCCGAGCCCCTCGCTTTGCAGCATGGGCACGATCTCGCGCTCCAGGTCGCGGCCGGCGATGGTGTAGTAGGCCTGCAGCGATTCGAAACGGGCCAGGCCCAGGCGCTCGGCGATGCCCAGCGCCTTCACGATCTGCCAGGCCGCCCAGTTGGATACCCCGACGTAGCGCACGTGCCCGTGCTGCACCAGATTGTCGAGCGCCCGCACCGTTTCCTCGATGGGCGTGGCCGGGTCAAAGCCATGAATCTGGTACAGGTCGATATGGTCCAGCTGCAGGCGCGCCAGGCTCTTCTTGACGCTGTCCATGATGTGAAAACGCGAATTGCCACGGGCATTGGCCCCTGGCCCGGTCTGGCCGAACACCTTGGTGGCGACGACCACATCGTCACGCGCCACCTTCAGGTCGCGCAGCGCCTGCCCGGTGATGATCTCGGAACGGCCTTCCGAATACACGTCGGCCGTGTCGATGAAGTTGACGCCCGCCTCCAGGGCACGGCCCACCAGCCGGTTGGCGTCCTCCTGCTGCAAGGCGCCGATCTTGCTCCACAACTCGCCTTCGCCGCCGAAGGTCATCGTGCCCAGGCACAATTCCGAAACGAACAGGCCGGTATTGCCGAATTTCTTGTACCGCATGAGTGCACTCCTTCGCAGGCACGGCGCGGTACCGGCCCGGGATGGGACGGCGGCGGCGCACGGCCGGGGTGGAAACAGTATGCGGCGCCGCAGGGGCCGCCGGCGATGCTCGATCCTGCCCTTTTTTTGCCCGATCCTCCGGCCCGGCCGCCCCCCTCCCTGGCATGCGCCCGATCCTCCATGTTTTTTGCCTATTCCTCCGCACCCACTTGCCGGATGGCACGCAGGCTCGCTGGTTGGATCTACACTCGACGACGCCTGATCCTCCGGCGCCCCGCCCGCCACGCGCGCGCAAGGGCGCCTTGCCCGGAGCCCCTCCATGCCTCCCGTCCCCACCGACACGATCACCCCGCCGAATGCCGTTTTCGAACCCGCCCGGCACGAACTGCTGTGCCTGCTCGAGCGCATGACCGGCACGCTCGAAGGCTCGCTCGATACACCCATCGAAGGCCTGTTCCTGCACCGCATCTCGCAGCCGACCGGCCCCAAGCCCGCCTTGCAAAAGGCGGCGCTGGCCGTCATCGCGCAAGGATCCAAGCGGGTGCTGATCGGTGACGAAGCCTACGAGTACGATCCGTTCCACTACCTGATCTCCTCAGTCGACCTGCCGGTGGTAGCCAAGGTCTCGGTGGCCAGCCCGACCCTGCCCTACCTGGGCTTGCGGCTGGACCTGAACCCAGAGGAAATCACCGCCCTGATCAGCGACGAGAACCTGCCGCCGCTGGTGCCGGCCGAAGCCTCGCGCGCCATGTGCGTCAATCCGCTGGGCGGCACCCTGCTGGACGTGATGCTGCGCCTGCTCCGCCTGCTCGATACGCCACGCGACATCCCCATCCTGGCGCCCATGGTCAAGCGCGAACTGCTGTACCGCCTGCTGATGAACGGCCAGGGCGTGGTGCTGCGCCAGACCGTGCTGCAGGACAGCCAGCTCAATCGGGTGGCCAAGGCGATCCGCATCCTGCGCGACAACTACGCGCTGCCATTGCGGGTCGAGGAAATCGCCCGCGACGTGCATATGAGCGTGTCATCACTGCATCATCATTTCAAGCAGGCCACCGCCATGAGCCCGCTGCAGTACCAGAAGCACCTGCGGCTGCAGGAGGCGCGCCGGCTGATGCTGACCGATGATGCCGGCGTGGCCCTGGCGGCCCATGCGGTCGGCTACGAGAGTTCGTCGCAGTTCAGCCGTGAATACAGCCGCCTGTTCGGCACGCCGCCCTTGCGCGACAAACAGCGCTGGAAGGACGAAGCGCTGGCGGCTGCCTGATCCTGCGACGCACGGCCGCAGCCGCACAGCCACCCGGCTCGGGCCTCCAGGCGACGCGACGCGGAGCGCCTGACCGGGAATCGGCGATATGCTTGGGGACTCCCCACTGCGAATGCCGGCGCCCCCATGCAAGACCTGAACGACCTCTACTACTTCGTGCAAGTGGTGCGCAACGGCGGCTTCGCGCCGGCCGGACGCGCGCTCGACATCCCCAAATCGCGCCTCAGCCGGCGGATCGCGCTGCTGGAAGAACGGCTCGGCGTACGGCTGATCCAGCGCTCCACGCGTACCTTCGCGGTCACGGAGCTGGGCCAGGAATATTTCGAGCAGTGCCTCTCGATGCTGGCTGGCGCGGAGGCGGCGCAGGAAGTCATCGACCGCACCCACGCCGAGCCGCAAGGCACCATCCGCATGAGCGCGCCACCGGCGTTGATCTATTATTTCCTGGGCGACATGGTGGCGCGCTTCATGGAGCAGTGTCCCAAGGTGAACGTGTACCTGAAGAGCTTCAGCCGGCCCGTGGACGTGCTGCGCGAGGGTTACGACCTGGCGGTACGGGTGCGCTTTGGCCAGATCGAAAGCAGCGATCTGGTGATGAAGCACCTGGGCGTTGGACGCCAGTGCCTGGTGGCCAGCCCCGCACTGGCGCAGCGCCTGCCCGCGTCGGCCGATCCGCAACAACTCAGCCAGCTGCCGACGCTGGCGCTGGGGCCCGAGCAGCGCGAATCCGTCTGGAGACTGGATGGCGCCGATGGCGCGCGCCTGGAGGTGCCTTACTCGCCGCGGTTCGTCACCGACGACATGCTGGCCTTGAAGCAGGCCGCGCTACGCGGCGTGGGCGTCGTCGCCTTGCCGATGGTCATGATCCACGACGAACTGGATGCGGGGCGCCTGGTGAACGTGGGCGGCCCCTGGCAGCCCGAGCCGGGCAACGTGCACGCGGTCTTCCCCTCGCGTCGCGGCCTGCTGCCGGCGGTGCGCGAACTGCTGGATTTCATGGCGGAGCAATATCACGGCATCAGCGAACTTGAGATCCAGGCGCAGCGCCGTCATTGCCCCCAGATCGCTCAAGAGGCATATATATCGTCCCAGGAATAGAACGCTGAGGATCGCTTTGAACCACTACCGACATGTTCCCCGGCTAATCTAGGATGCAGGCTACAGACTCAAGATCCTGACCACGGCGCGGCCCTGGGCCCCGCCTCCCTCACGCAACCGGAGCAAAGCCATGAGCAAACCCTACGTCAAACTGGACAAGAACGAAGCCGCCGTACTGCTGGTCGACCATCAGGCCGGCCTGCTGTCCCTGGTGCGCGACTTTCAACCCGATCAATTCAAAAACAACGTGCTGGCGCTGGCCGACCTGGCCGCCTATTTCAAGCTGCCCACCATCCTGACCACCAGTTTCGAGGACGGCCCCAACGGCCCCCTGGTGCAGGAGCTGAAGGACAAATTCCCCAAGGCGCCCTACATCGCCCGCCCCGGCAACATCAATGCCTGGGACAACGAAGACTTCGTCAAGGCGGTCAAGGCCACCGGCAAGAAGCAGCTCATCATCGCCGGCGTGGTGACCGAAGTGTGCGTGGCCTTCCCCGCCTTGTCGGCGCTGGAGGAAGGCTTCGACGTATTCGTGGTGACCGATGCCTCGGGCACCTTCAACGAAGTCACCCGCAACGCCGCCTGGAGCCGCATGGAACAGGCCGGCGCGCAACTGATGTCGTGGTTCGGCGTGGCCTGCGAACTGCATCGCGACTGGCGCAACGACATCGAGGGCCTGGGCACGCTGTTCGCCAACCACATCCCCGACTATCGCAACCTGATGGCGTCGTACTCGACCACCAAGGGCAAGTAAGCCGTCCGGCGCAAGCCTGCCTCGCGGGCCTACCTCTTGCGGAAGGGGTAGGCCTGTTGCGCCAGGAACGTGCCGGGCATGTCGTTGTCGAGAATGCCGTAGTTTTCCGGCAGGCGCTTGCCGGTGCCGCGCACCGCCGTGCCGAACAGATAGTCGATGAACGACAGGTGCGCCGCGTAGTTCTTGTCGATGGCCTCGGTGTCGGACGAGTGGTGCCAGTGATGGAAGTCCGGCGTCACGATCACGTAGCGCAGCCAGCCCCACGGCAGCTTGACGTTGGAGTGGATGAGCACCGCCTGGAAGCCGACGATGATGATGTAGGCATCCAGCACCGGCTTGGAAAAGCCCAGCGCGAACAGCACGCCCAGCACCGCCACCCGCGTGATCAGCAGCTCGACGATGTGCAGGCGCGAACCGGCCAGCCAGTCGAGCGTACGGGTGCTGTGGTGCACGGCGTGGATGCGCCAC from Achromobacter xylosoxidans includes the following:
- a CDS encoding aldo/keto reductase; this encodes MRYKKFGNTGLFVSELCLGTMTFGGEGELWSKIGALQQEDANRLVGRALEAGVNFIDTADVYSEGRSEIITGQALRDLKVARDDVVVATKVFGQTGPGANARGNSRFHIMDSVKKSLARLQLDHIDLYQIHGFDPATPIEETVRALDNLVQHGHVRYVGVSNWAAWQIVKALGIAERLGLARFESLQAYYTIAGRDLEREIVPMLQSEGLGLMVWSPLAGGLLTGKYGRDGQAAAGDRRAQFDFPPVDRERAFDSIDVLRQVAEARGVSVAQVALAWLLHQRAVTSVIIGAKRVDQLDDNLAATAIRLTGDELAALDKVSALPPEYPGWMFTRQGEFRRKQLSESDAV
- a CDS encoding LysR substrate-binding domain-containing protein, which translates into the protein MQDLNDLYYFVQVVRNGGFAPAGRALDIPKSRLSRRIALLEERLGVRLIQRSTRTFAVTELGQEYFEQCLSMLAGAEAAQEVIDRTHAEPQGTIRMSAPPALIYYFLGDMVARFMEQCPKVNVYLKSFSRPVDVLREGYDLAVRVRFGQIESSDLVMKHLGVGRQCLVASPALAQRLPASADPQQLSQLPTLALGPEQRESVWRLDGADGARLEVPYSPRFVTDDMLALKQAALRGVGVVALPMVMIHDELDAGRLVNVGGPWQPEPGNVHAVFPSRRGLLPAVRELLDFMAEQYHGISELEIQAQRRHCPQIAQEAYISSQE
- a CDS encoding AraC family transcriptional regulator; translated protein: MPPVPTDTITPPNAVFEPARHELLCLLERMTGTLEGSLDTPIEGLFLHRISQPTGPKPALQKAALAVIAQGSKRVLIGDEAYEYDPFHYLISSVDLPVVAKVSVASPTLPYLGLRLDLNPEEITALISDENLPPLVPAEASRAMCVNPLGGTLLDVMLRLLRLLDTPRDIPILAPMVKRELLYRLLMNGQGVVLRQTVLQDSQLNRVAKAIRILRDNYALPLRVEEIARDVHMSVSSLHHHFKQATAMSPLQYQKHLRLQEARRLMLTDDAGVALAAHAVGYESSSQFSREYSRLFGTPPLRDKQRWKDEALAAA
- the ycaC gene encoding isochorismate family cysteine hydrolase YcaC, with product MSKPYVKLDKNEAAVLLVDHQAGLLSLVRDFQPDQFKNNVLALADLAAYFKLPTILTTSFEDGPNGPLVQELKDKFPKAPYIARPGNINAWDNEDFVKAVKATGKKQLIIAGVVTEVCVAFPALSALEEGFDVFVVTDASGTFNEVTRNAAWSRMEQAGAQLMSWFGVACELHRDWRNDIEGLGTLFANHIPDYRNLMASYSTTKGK